Proteins from a single region of Sesamum indicum cultivar Zhongzhi No. 13 linkage group LG5, S_indicum_v1.0, whole genome shotgun sequence:
- the LOC105162471 gene encoding short-chain type dehydrogenase/reductase, translated as MNVHPIPTTLTKTILPPTYSYTTLIMAESSTNSLPLQDRVAIVTGASRGIGRAIALHLASLGAKLLINYASNSAQAHSVAAQINTPSALRAVTFQADISHPDQVKSLFDAAESAFNSPVHIFVNSAAVLDAKYPTLAHTTLEDFDRTFSVNARGAFLCCREAANRIKRGGGGRIICLTASLVAALIPKYGAYTASKAAVEAMVKILAKELKGTGITANAVAPGAVATDMFYAGKTEETVKKLVEECPLGRLGEADDVAPVVGFLASDAGEWVNGQIIRVNGGCV; from the exons atgaatgtCCATCCTATTCCTACCACATTGACCAAGACAATCCTCCCACCAACTTATTCATACACAACCCTGATAATGGCTGAATCAAGCACCAACTCCCTCCCGCTCCAAGACCGAGTTGCAATTGTCACAGGCGCCTCTCGTGGCATTGGCCGTGCTATTGCCCTCCATTTGGCTTCTCTCGGCGCCAAACTCCTAATTAACTACGCCTCCAACTCCGCTCAAGCCCATTCTGTTGCCGCCCAAATTAACACCCCCTCCGCTCTCCGTGCCGTCACCTTTCAAGCCGATATCTCCCACCCCGACCAGGTCAAATCCCTCTTCGACGCCGCGGAATCCGCCTTCAACTCTCCTGTTCACATCTTTGTCAACTCAGCCGCAGTACTAGACGCCAAGTATCCCACGCTTGCTCATACCACCCTCGAAGATTTCGACCGTACCTTCAGCGTCAATGCTCGAGGAGCCTTCTTGTGCTGCAGAGAAGCGGCCAATag GATCAAGCGCGGTGGAGGAGGACGGATCATATGCTTGACAGCGTCACTGGTGGCGGCATTGATTCCGAAATACGGGGCGTACACAGCGTCAAAGGCGGCGGTGGAGGCGATGGTGAAGATACTAGCGAAGGAGCTGAAGGGAACGGGGATAACTGCGAATGCGGTGGCACCAGGGGCGGTGGCGACGGATATGTTCTACGCGGGGAAGACGGAGGAGACAGTGAAAAAGTTGGTGGAGGAGTGCCCGCTGGGGCGGTTGGGGGAAGCGGATGATGTGGCGCCGGTGGTGGGGTTTTTGGCGAGTGATGCGGGTGAGTGGGTGAATGGGCAGATTATTCGGGTGAATGGGGGATGCGTATAA
- the LOC105162472 gene encoding histone-lysine N-methyltransferase ATXR4 isoform X2 yields the protein MGFGILILKLVLEPILGYSMGPWATTYKLSVLSSSDFHTSQRMSRLARYSFWALQLRKLHSSHIATLSFPSSFSTSASQSTATRPSPPPIHVGLTEYAGRGVFASRRISAGELIHTAQPIVSHPSLSSVHTVCYFCLRKLPSSARSLEASQTVSFCSTQCEDQSKFYDVEKKADWSRFNEYCRLQGLKYPLLVKRLACQVISGVVSSDVLDILQPEIPSSDRISKMKKEVALLNNTFEGSDIGSEQMAFLTEEWYAGVLARIRINAFRIELAIGSYEDLLSLAAASVEAEAAVGNAVYVLPSLYNHDCDPNVNIVWIENVDAKVKALRDIEEGEELRICYIDASMDYKARQTILYEGFGFHCNCLRCASKD from the exons ATGGGCTTTGGCATACTAATATTGAAGTTGGTCCTTGAGCCTATTTTGGGCTATTCTATGGGCCCATGGGCCACGACCTATAAATTGAGCGTGTTAAGCTCTTCAGACTTCCATACATCTCAAAGAATGTCGCGCCTAGCCCGCTACAGCTTTTGGGCTCTGCAATTGAGAAAGCTCCATAGCTCTCACATCGCAACGCTGTCGTTCCCCTCCTCCTTCTCGACTTCCGCCTCTCAGTCGACCGCGACTCGTCCTTCGCCGCCTCCCATTCACGTCGGACTCACTGAGTATGCGGGCCGGGGCGTGTTTGCCTCTCGGAGGATTAGTGCCGGAGAACTTATCCACACTGCACAACCCATTGTTTCGCATCCTTCGCTATCTTCCGTTCACACCGTCTGCTATTTCTGCCTCAGGAAACTTCCAAGCAGCGCCCGAAGCTTGGAAGCTTCTCAAACTGTGTCCTTTTGCAGTACACAGTGTGAAGACCAGTCCAAG TTTTATGATGTTGAAAAGAAGGCAGATTGGTCGAGATTTAATGAATATTGCAG ACTGCAGGGTCTAAAGTATCCGCTTCTGGTGAAGCGTCTGGCTTGTCAGGTTATCTCCGGAGTCGTCTCGTCTGATGTTCTTGACATACTTCAACCAGAGATTCCATCATCTGATAGAATTTCTAAG ATGAAAAAGGAAGTTGCCCTGCTAAATAACACTTTTGAGGGCTCGGATATTGGGAGTGAGCAGATGGCAT TTTTGACTGAAGAATGGTATGCTGGTGTGTTGGCACGGATTCGTATCAATGCATTTCGTATTGAATTGGCCATAGGATCATATGAAGATCTTCTTTCCTTGGCAGCAGCATCAGTAGAAGCAGAAGCTGCTGTTGGGAACGCTGTTTATGTGCTTCCATCCTTATACAATCATGATTGTG ATCCTAATGTAAATATTGTGTGGATTGAGAATGTGGATGCCAAAGTAAAGGCTCTCCGTGACATTGAAGAAG GGGAAGAACTGCGGATATGCTACATTGATGCTAGCATGGATTACAAGGCTCGGCAGACAATCCTGTATGAAGGATTTGGTTTCCATTGCAACTGTCTTAGATGCGCGTCAAAGGACTAA
- the LOC105162472 gene encoding histone-lysine N-methyltransferase ATXR4 isoform X1 → MGFGILILKLVLEPILGYSMGPWATTYKLSVLSSSDFHTSQRMSRLARYSFWALQLRKLHSSHIATLSFPSSFSTSASQSTATRPSPPPIHVGLTEYAGRGVFASRRISAGELIHTAQPIVSHPSLSSVHTVCYFCLRKLPSSARSLEASQTVSFCSTQCEDQSKKFYDVEKKADWSRFNEYCRLQGLKYPLLVKRLACQVISGVVSSDVLDILQPEIPSSDRISKMKKEVALLNNTFEGSDIGSEQMAFLTEEWYAGVLARIRINAFRIELAIGSYEDLLSLAAASVEAEAAVGNAVYVLPSLYNHDCDPNVNIVWIENVDAKVKALRDIEEGEELRICYIDASMDYKARQTILYEGFGFHCNCLRCASKD, encoded by the exons ATGGGCTTTGGCATACTAATATTGAAGTTGGTCCTTGAGCCTATTTTGGGCTATTCTATGGGCCCATGGGCCACGACCTATAAATTGAGCGTGTTAAGCTCTTCAGACTTCCATACATCTCAAAGAATGTCGCGCCTAGCCCGCTACAGCTTTTGGGCTCTGCAATTGAGAAAGCTCCATAGCTCTCACATCGCAACGCTGTCGTTCCCCTCCTCCTTCTCGACTTCCGCCTCTCAGTCGACCGCGACTCGTCCTTCGCCGCCTCCCATTCACGTCGGACTCACTGAGTATGCGGGCCGGGGCGTGTTTGCCTCTCGGAGGATTAGTGCCGGAGAACTTATCCACACTGCACAACCCATTGTTTCGCATCCTTCGCTATCTTCCGTTCACACCGTCTGCTATTTCTGCCTCAGGAAACTTCCAAGCAGCGCCCGAAGCTTGGAAGCTTCTCAAACTGTGTCCTTTTGCAGTACACAGTGTGAAGACCAGTCCAAG AAGTTTTATGATGTTGAAAAGAAGGCAGATTGGTCGAGATTTAATGAATATTGCAG ACTGCAGGGTCTAAAGTATCCGCTTCTGGTGAAGCGTCTGGCTTGTCAGGTTATCTCCGGAGTCGTCTCGTCTGATGTTCTTGACATACTTCAACCAGAGATTCCATCATCTGATAGAATTTCTAAG ATGAAAAAGGAAGTTGCCCTGCTAAATAACACTTTTGAGGGCTCGGATATTGGGAGTGAGCAGATGGCAT TTTTGACTGAAGAATGGTATGCTGGTGTGTTGGCACGGATTCGTATCAATGCATTTCGTATTGAATTGGCCATAGGATCATATGAAGATCTTCTTTCCTTGGCAGCAGCATCAGTAGAAGCAGAAGCTGCTGTTGGGAACGCTGTTTATGTGCTTCCATCCTTATACAATCATGATTGTG ATCCTAATGTAAATATTGTGTGGATTGAGAATGTGGATGCCAAAGTAAAGGCTCTCCGTGACATTGAAGAAG GGGAAGAACTGCGGATATGCTACATTGATGCTAGCATGGATTACAAGGCTCGGCAGACAATCCTGTATGAAGGATTTGGTTTCCATTGCAACTGTCTTAGATGCGCGTCAAAGGACTAA
- the LOC105162473 gene encoding shikimate O-hydroxycinnamoyltransferase-like, with product MRTKFEMAALSPNPAMQDLKLTFQLSTLVFPAQQTDDHKTLFLSNIDQSLNFNVQILYFFSPNPDFPPDTVVTRLKLAVEKVLVPYDFMAGRLKWNHHSARLDLHCNAAGAGFMAASSTFSLDEIGDLVCPNPGFRQLVVQTLNNLEDEDQPLCVFQVTSFKCGGFAIGVSLNHILLDGLAGRMFLENLASQAFEDKPLAIIPCHNRRLLAARSPPLISFPHPELLKPQFPVLGRPVSGSEKELDFKVFKISSSDVNFLKAMVAKQAAADNATAVKITSFNVMAALIWRCRALSLCDVEGNKDRVFTMCYAVDLRSRLNPPLPPEYCGNAILPAYASAKCRDIEKWPLLKLVEMISEGIERLSDEYVKSAIDWLEINKGIPYGDCVLTSWLRLGLNEVVFPWGKSLYCCHVVNNLERLCWMFPYVDGVNILIQRPAEEMERFQFHLLNLIVA from the exons ATGAGGACCAAATTTGAGATGGCAGCTCTCTCCCCCAACCCTGCCATGCAAGACCTCAAGCTCACATTCCAGCTATCCACCCTTGTCTTCCCCGCACAACAAACTGATGACCACAAAACCTTGTTCTTGTCCAACATAGACCAATCCCTTAATTTCAATGTCCAAATACTTTATTTCTTCTCCCCCAACCCAGATTTCCCCCCAGATACTGTGGTCACTAGGCTCAAACTCGCTGTAGAAAAAGTGCTCGTCCCATATGATTTCATGGCTGGAAGACTCAAGTGGAACCACCACTCTGCCCGCCTCGACCTCCACTGCAACGCTGCCGGGGCTGGCTTCATGGCGGCTTCTTCCACTTTCTCTCTTGATGAGATAGGTGACCTGGTTTGTCCCAATCCGGGATTCAGGCAGCTTGTTGTTCAAACCTTGAATAATTTGGAGGATGAGGATCAGCCGTTGTGTGTTTTCCAG GTAACATCATTTAAGTGCGGTGGTTTTGCAATTGGAGTATCTCTAAATCACATCTTGCTTGATGGCTTAGCCGGAAGAATGTTCCTAGAAAATCTAGCATCACAAGCGTTTGAGGACAAACCCCTGGCTATCATCCCCTGCCACAACCGCCGCCTCCTCGCCGCCAGATCACCGCCGCTCATCTCATTCCCACACCCGGAGCTTCTCAAGCCCCAGTTCCCAGTTCTTGGTCGCCCAGTTTCCGGTTCCGAAAAAGAACTTGATttcaaagttttcaaaataagcTCAAGTGACGTCAATTTTTTGAAGGCCATGGTCGCCAAGCAGGCAGCAGCAGATAATGCAACCGCCGTAAAAATCACCAGCTTTAACGTTATGGCCGCCCTGATATGGCGGTGCAGAGCTTTGTCGTTGTGTGATGTGGAGGGAAATAAAGATAGAGTTTTTACTATGTGTTATGCCGTGGATTTGAGGTCAAGGCTGAATCCGCCGTTGCCACCTGAATACTGCGGCAATGCAATATTACCAGCTTATGCCTCAGCAAAGTGCAGAGATATCGAGAAATGGCCGCTATTAAAGCTGGTGGAAATGATATCAGAAGGGATTGAAAGACTGAGCGATGAGTACGTGAAATCCGCAATAGACTGGTTGGAGATCAACAAAGGGATCCCATATGGAGATTGCGTTTTGACTTCTTGGTTGAGATTGGGACTCAATGAGGTGGTGTTTCCGTGGGGCAAGTCCTTGTATTGTTGCCATGTGGTGAACAATTTAGAGCGTCTGTGTTGGATGTTTCCCTATGTTGATGGAGTTAACATATTAATTCAACGACCTGCTGAGGAGATGGAGAGATTCCAATTCCACCTTCTTAACTTGATCGTTGCATAG
- the LOC105162476 gene encoding fatty acyl-CoA reductase 2 has protein sequence MEAFSLSSSISIASGRVTKVYNYKHGRLFSGNKKSMVYCQSGNHAIKSSGISSVLTETSALISADHGPALMEGSLVLSPNGKDLDVEMHDEGLGIVKYLRGKTFLLTGATGFLGKVLVEKMLRTAPDVLKIFVVIKAKNKEAASERLRNEIMHAELFTRLKQIHGKSYQAFMLSKLIPVVGNVCETNLGVDEDAAELLTQEVDVIINSAANTTFDERYDTALDINTGGPTRLMSFAKKCKKLKLFLQVSTAYVNGQRQGRIMEKPFSMGESIAAETVVCGNHQVSLPKLSVEDEIKVVLESKKTLEDDSLLQKMKELGMQRANKFGWQDTYVFTKAMGEMMIDSLRGEIPVVVIRPSVIESTYREPFPGWMEGNRMMDPIILHYGKGQLTGFLVDPNGVLDVVPADMVVNATFAAMAKHGAGGKPECSIYQVASSVVNPLVFRDLAELLYQHFSSSPFMDPTGSPVRVPKMKLFSSMEDFSSHLWRHAIKQTGLGAFTNLDGKLSHKLESICRKSVEQAKYLAKIYESYTFYGGRFDNSNTKRLMGFMSKDERQQFGFDVENIDWKDYITNVHIPGLRRHVMKGRGLSS, from the exons ATGGAGGCTTTCTCTCTGAGTTCCTCCATCTCCATTGCATCAGGCAGAGTTACAAAAGTTTACAACTACAAGCATGGAAGGCTTTTTTCGGGGAATAAGAAGAGCATGGTGTATTGTCAAAGTGGTAATCATGCCATAAAGTCTAGTGGGATTTCATCTGTTTTGACAGAAACATCGGCGTTGATTAGCGCAGATCACGGACCTGCTTTGATGGAGGGGAGCTTAGTTTTAAGTCCAAATGGGAAGGATTTGGATGTGGAAATGCACGACGAAGGTCTTGGCATCGTCAAGTATCTCAGAGGGAAAACCTTTCTTCTCACTGGTGCAACCGGATTTTTAGGAAAAG TTCTTGTTGAGAAAATGCTGAGGACAGCTCCTGATGTTCTTAAGATATTTGTCGTGATCAAGGCTAAGAACAAAGAAGCTGCATCAGAAAGATTGAGAAATGAA ATCATGCACGCGGAACTTTTCACGCGCCTGAAGCAGATTCATGGAAAATCCTATCAAGCTTTCATGTTGAGTAAGTTGATTCCTGTGGTTGGAAATGTTTGTGAAACAAATCTTGGTGTGGATGAAGACGCAGCTGAGCTCCTGACCCAAGAGGTTGATGTAATCATAAATTCTGCAGCTAATACCACTTTCGATGAAAG GTATGATACAGCTCTTGATATAAACACTGGTGGACCTACCCGCCTCATGAGTTTTGccaaaaaatgcaagaaactGAAGCTCTTTTTACAAGTATCAACAG CTTATGTGAATGGACAAAGGCAAGGTAGAATCATGGAAAAACCTTTCAGCATGGGTGAAAGTATAGCAGCTGAGACTGTTGTCTGCGGGAACCACCAAGTGTCACTTCCCAAATTGAGTGTTGAAGACGAAATAAAGGTAGTCTTGGAATCAAAAAAGACTCTTGAAGATGATTCACTGCttcagaaaatgaaagaactaGGGATGCAGAG GGCAAACAAATTCGGTTGGCAAGATACGTATGTATTTACCAAGGCTATGGGAGAAATGATGATAGACAGTCTAAGGGGCGAGATACCAGTAGTTGTAATTAGACCCAGTGTTATCGAGAGCACATACAGAGAACCATTCCCCGGATGGATGGAGGGAAACAG GATGATGGATCCAATCATTCTGCACTACGGGAAGGGGCAGCTCACAGGATTTCTGGTTGACCCGAATGGAGTTCTTGATGTT GTTCCAGCAGATATGGTTGTCAACGCGACGTTTGCAGCCATGGCAAAGCATGGGGCAGGTGGAAAACCAGAATGCAGCATCTACCAGGTTGCTTCATCCGTTGTCAACCCCTTAGTTTTTAGGGACCTGGCCGAATTGCTCTATCAGCACTTCAGTTCCTCGCCTTTCATGGATCCAACAGGGAGTCCAGTTCGTGTTCCAAAAATGAAGCTATTCAGCTCCATGGAAGATTTCTCCTCTCACCTTTGGAGGCATGCTATTAAACAAACTGGTTTAGGAGCTTTCACCAACCTTGATGGGAAATTGTCCCACAAGCTCGAGAGTATCTGTAGAAAATCAGTGGAACAAGCTAAGTATTTGGCAAAGATCTACGAGTCCTACACTTTCTACGGTGGAAG GTTCGATAACAGCAACACGAAGAGATTGATGGGATTCATGTCTAAGGACGAGAGACAACAGTTTGGCTTTGATGTTGAGAACATAGATTGGAAAGATTACATAACTAATGTTCACATACCAGGATTGAGGAGGCACGTGATGAAGGGAAGAGGTCTAAGCAGCTGA
- the LOC105162475 gene encoding lipid phosphate phosphatase delta encodes MESITGWQVLSLCGIALWISISSILNVTQYLRSFTQPCVSRLVISGTPIILKIQKYQRRHLDALFSGLSCVVSVPFYTAFLPLLFWTGHCKLARQMTLLMAFCDYVGNCIKDVVSAPRPSCPPVRRVTATKDEEENAMEYGLPSSHTLNTVCLSGYLLHYILDYNGSNGVFLEVVGFAMVCLFVGLIGLGRIYLGMHSLVDIIGGLALGLGILAMWLSVSEYIDNFVVSGQNVVSFWTALSFLLLFAYPTPELPTPSFEYHTAFNGVALGIVIGIHQTFHQFHHENVPRVFSPQLTFLAFVGRILLGIPTILLAKFCSKALAKWILPILANTLGIPVRSTSYIPALHGMPADKKSDEIKQLGYLQKVFFFSKQTSFDVDTGIRLLQYAGLAWSVVDLVPSVFSHLGL; translated from the exons atggaaaGCATAACAGGGTGGCAAGTACTCTCTCTTTGTGGAATAGCATTGTGGATTTcgatttcttcaattttgaacgTGACGCAATACCTCAGATCTTTTACACAGCCATGTGTTTCTCGCCTTGTCATATCTGGCACTCCCATTATTCTCAAGATCCAG AAATACCAGCGTAGACATTTGGATGCCTTGTTTTCTGGGTTATCCTGTGTTGTTTCTGTGCCTTTTTATACTGCCTTTCTCCCCTTGCTTTTCTGG ACTGGGCACTGCAAATTGGCTCGGCAAATGACTCTCTTGATGGCCTTCTGTGATTATGTGGGAAACTGTATAAAG GATGTGGTGTCAGCACCTAGACCCAGTTGTCCACCTGTTAGAAGAGTAACAGCCACCAAAGATGAGGAAGAGAATGCCATGGAATATGGATTACCTTCGTCGCACACTCTTAATACCGTTTGCTTATCAGG ATACCTATTACACTACATTCTGGACTATAATGGAAGTAATGGTGTCTTTTTAGAGGTGGTTGGATTTGCCAtggtttgtttgtttgttggtCTCATTGGATTGG GAAGGATATACCTTGGAATGCACAGCTTGGTCGATATTATTGGTGGTCTGGCTTTGGGATTGGGGATCCTGGCAATGTGGCTTTCTGTTTCTGAATACATTGACAATTTCGTAGTTTCAGGTCAAAATG TTGTATCCTTCTGGACCGCCCTAAGCTTCTTATTACTGTTTGCTTACCCAACTCCTGAACTTCCAACACCAAGTTTTGAGTATCACACAGCCTTCAATGGTGTTGCCTTGGGAATT GTGATCGGCATCCACCAGACATTCCATCAGTTTCACCATGAAAATGTTCCACGCGTATTTTCCCCTCAGCTTACTTTCCTTGCATTTGTTGGTAGAATACTACTGGGAATTCCAACGATCCTTCTTGCTAAGTTCTGTAGCAAGGCTCTTGCGAAATGGATTCTTCCCATTCTAGCAAATACTCTGGGAATCCCAGTAAGATCAACAAGCTATATACCTGCCTTACATGGAATGCCTGCTGATAAGAAGTCAGACGAAATAAAGCAATTGGGTTATCTCCAGAAAGTGTTCTTTTTCTCCAAGCAGACCTCATTTGATGTTGATACAGGCATAAGGCTCCTTCAGTACGCTGGTCTTGCCTGGTCTGTCGTTGATCTTGTTCCTTCTGTGTTCTCTCACCTGGGCTTGTGA
- the LOC105162478 gene encoding DEAD-box ATP-dependent RNA helicase 37-like, with protein sequence MRTSWADAVDNVATGSSDNAGTSGGSERSSAPTKPAYVPPHLRNRPPAADPPAPSLTGPPSVNDRSGYGGPTSGSRWVGSRSDYGRQGYGGGGRGSGGWGGRGGWGGREREVNPFGKDDVDADTEAAFNEQENTGINFDAYEDIPVDTSGDNVPPPVNTFAEIDLGDALNLNIRRCKYVKPTPVQRHAIPIALAGRDLMACAQTGSGKTAAFCFPIISGIMRGHFPQRPRGVRTVFPLGLILSPTRELSMQIHEEARKFSYQTGVRVVVAYGGAPINQQLRELERGVDILVATPGRLVDLLERAKVSLQMIRYLALDEADRMLDMGFEPQIRKIVEQMDMPPRGERQTMLFSATFPKEIQRMASDFLSNYIFLTVGRVGSSTDLIVQRVEFVHESDKRSYLMDLLHAQRANGAQGKQALTLVFVETKKGADSLEHWLCLNGFPATTIHGDRTQQERELALRSFKSGNTPILVATDVAARGLDIPHVAHVINFDLPNDIDDYVHRIGRTGRAGKTGLATAFFNENNMSLAKPLASLMQEANQEVPDWLTRFASRVSYGSKNRRGGGRFGARDFRRDSSFNRGGSGNDYYGGGSSGGYNGYGGGYGPGVTSAWD encoded by the exons ATGAGGACTTCATGGGCGGATGCTGTTGACAATGTAGCTACTGGATCTTCCGATAATGCTGGGACTAGTGGTGGAAGTGAACGCTCATCAGCTCCCACCAAGCCTGCCTATGTTCCTCCCCACCTTAGGAACAGACCTCCAGCAGCGGACCCACCTGCTCCTTCACTTACTGGACCACCATCCGTTAATGACCGCTCTGGTTATGGCGGACCCACTAGTGGGTCACGATGGGTTGGTTCGAGGTCTGATTATGGACGTCAAGGATACGGTGGTGGTGGTCGTGGCAGTGGTGGTTGGGGTGGCCGAGGTGGTTGGGGTGGCAGGGAACGTGAGGTCAACCCTTTTGGTAAGGATGATGTGGATGCTGACACAGAGGCCGCGTTTAATGAGCAGGAGAATACTGGCATTAACTTTGATGCATATGAGGATATTCCCGTGGATACAAGTGGGGATAATGTGCCGCCACCCGTGAATACATTTGCAGAAATAGATTTGGGGGATGCGCTTAATCTGAATATTCGCAGGTGCAAGTATGTGAAACCAACCCCTGTCCAGCGACATGCAATACCAATTGCCCTGGCAGGACGAGATCTGATGGCTTGTGCTCAGACTGGCTCAGGCAAGACTGCTGCCTTTTGCTTCCCAATTATTAGTGGAATTATGAGAGGTCATTTTCCGCAGCGACCACGTGGTGTCCGCACTGTATTTCCCTTAGGTCTTATTCTTTCACCAACAAGAGAACTCTCAATGCAG ATACACGAGGAAGCTAGAAAGTTTTCCTATCAAACTGGTGTTAGAGTAGTTGTTGCGTATGGAGGAGCACCAATAAATCAGCAG CTACGGGAACTTGAAAGGGGAGTTGACATTCTGGTGGCAACTCCTGGAAGATTGGTTGATTTGCTTGAGAGAGCCAAAGTCTCATTACAAATGATAAGATATTTGGCTCTTGACGAGGCAGATAGAATGCTGGATATGGGTTTTGAGCCTCAAATCAGAAAGATAGTGGAACAGATGGATATGCCTCCTCGTGGCGAAAGACAGACAATGCTGTTTAGTGCCACTTTTCCAAAAGAGATCCAG AGAATGGCGTCCGATTTTCTTTCAAACTACATCTTTTTGACAGTTGGAAGGGTTGGTTCCAGTACAGACTTGATTGTTCAAAGAGTTGAATTTGTTCATGAGAGTGACAAGAGAAGTTATTTGATGGATCTTCTTCATGCGCAGAGGGCAAATGGAGCTCAAGGAAAG CAAGCTCTTACTTTAGTATTTGTGGAAACAAAGAAAGGTGCTGACTCTTTGGAACATTGGTTATGTCTTAATGGTTTTCCTGCTACCACTATTCATGGGGATAGAACACAACAG GAAAGAGAGTTGGCATTAAGATCATTTAAGAGTGGAAATACACCAATATTAGTTGCAACCGATGTGGCAGCTCGTGGTCTTGATATTCCACATGTTGCTCATGTTATCAACTTTGACCTCCCAAATGACATTGATGACTATGTCCACCGTATAGGACGCACGGGTCGTGCTGGAAAGACAGGATTGGCTACAGCATTCTTCAATGAGAATAACATGTCATTGGCAAAGCCACTAGCAAGTTTGATGCAGGAAGCAAATCAGGAGGTACCTGATTGGTTAACTCGGTTTGCGAGTCGAGTTTCATATGGAAGTAAAAATAGGCGTGGAGGTGGACGCTTTGGTGCTCGTGATTTTAGAAGGGATTCCTCATTTAATAGGGGTGGGAGTGGTAATGACTATTACGGAGGTGGCAGCAGTGGCGGTTACAACGGTTATGGTGGAGGATATGGTCCTGGGGTGACCAGTGCGTGGGATTAG